GCCCGCTCGGTCTACTTCCGCTTCTTCCGCGTCAAGAAGCGGCTGACCGACGACGAGCTGCGGCAGTTCACCGAGCTCGACTTCGACCGCCAGGTGGGGCTGGTCGCCACCCTGCGCGGCGACGGCGACGAGCGGATCATCGGCGTCGGCCGCTACGCCGAGATCGGCGCGCCGGGGCAGCCGCGCCGCGCCGAGGTCGCCTTCGCGGTCGCCGACGACCACCAGCGGCGCGGCATCGGCGCCGTGCTGCTCGAGCACCTCGCCGACATCGCCCGCCGCCACGGCATCGAGGAATTCGAGGCCGACGTGCTGGGCGAGAACAACGGCATGCTGGCGGTCTTCCTGCGCAGCGGCTTCCGGGTGACACGGGCGCTCGAGCACGGCGTCTTCCATCTCTCGTTCCCGACCGAGGCGACCCCCGATTCGCTCGCGGTCCAGGAGCGCCGCGAGCGCGCCGCCGCCGCGGCCAGTTTGCGCAGCGTGCTGGCGCCGCGCGCCGTCGCCGTGGTCGGCGCCTCGCCGCGGCCCGATTCGCTGGGCGGCGCCTTCCTTTCCCACCTGCGGCGCGGCGGCTTCCGCGGCCCCATCTACCCCGTGCACCACCAGGCGACGGCGGTGGCCGGGCTGCCGGCGTTCGCGCGCGTCGGCGACATCGGCGCCCCCGTCGACCTCGCCCTCGTCGCGGTGCCGGCGGAGGAGCTGCCGGCGGTGGTGGAGGACTGCGCCGCCGCCGGCGTGCGCGCCCTGGTGGTCGCCTCCGGCGGCTACGCCGAAACCGGCCCGGCCGGGCGCGAGGCGCAGCGCCAGCTCGCGGCGCTGGTGCGCGCCTCGGGCATGCGGCTGATCGGCCCCAACAGCATGGGCGTGCTCAATACCGACCCGGCGGTGTCGCTCGACGCGACCGCCGCCGACCGGGCGGTGACGCCGGGCGGCGTCGGCCTGCTGGCGCAGAGCGGCGCCGTCAGCCTGGCCCTGCTCGAGCGCTGCGCGCGCCTCGGCATCGGCCTGTCGAGCTTCGTCTCGGTCGGCAACAAGGCCGACGTCTCGGGCAACGACCTGCTCGCCTACTGGAACGAGGATCCGCGCACCACCGTCGTGCTCCTCTACCTGGAGGCCTTCGGCAATCCGCGCCGCTTCGCGCGGCTCGCCCCGATGGTGGCGCGGCAGAAGCCGATCGTCGCCGTCGCCGCCAGCCGCGGCGCCCTGCGCGACGCCGCCTCGGGCGAACGCGACATCGTCGTCGACGCGCTCTTCGAGCAGGCGGGCGTGATCCGCACCGACAGCCTCGAGGAGCTGTTCGAGGTCGCCGCGCTGCTCGCCAACCAACCCGTGCCGGCGGGGCCGCGCGTCGCCGCGGCGAGCAACGCGGCCGGCCTGGCGGCGTTCTTCGCCAGCGCCAGCCTCGCCGGCGGCCTGAGGCTGCCGGCGCTCGACGCGGCGACCCGCGCGGCGCTGCGCGGCGCCCTGCCCGCCGCGGTGACCCTCGCCAACCCGCTCGATCTGCTGGCGCCGGCGCGCCCGGCCGAGTACACCGCCGCCCTCGCCGCGCTCGGCGCCCAGGCCGACGTCGACGCCGTGGTCGCCATCTTCGTCTCGCCACGCGCCGCCGAAGCCGACGCCTACGCCGCCGCGATCGCCGCCGGCGCCGCCGCGGTGCCGGCGCACAAGCCGGTGCTGGCGGTCTTCCTCTGCGGCGGCCGCATCCCGCAGGCGCTGCACGCCGGCGCCCGCGGGCGGCTGCCGGCGTACGAGTTCCCGGAGAGCGCGGCGCACGCGCTGGCGGCGGCGGCGCGCTACGCGGCGTGGCGGCAGCGACCGGTCGGGGAGGTGCGCGCGCTCGCCGCGGCGGAGGAGGAGGCGGTGCGCGCGGTGGTCGATCGCGTCCGCGCCGGCGCGACCGGTCCGGTCGTGGTCGCGCCGGCCGACCTGGCGGCGATCCTGCGCGCCGGCGGCATCGCCCAGGCGATGAGCGAGCAGGTCGACCTCGACGAGGCCGCCGACGCCGGGGAGCGCCTCGGCTACCCGCTGGTCGTCAAGGCCGTGCGCGCGCCGCATCCCGAGGGCGTGCGCGCTCCCAGGCCCATGCGCCTCGGCCTGCGCACCGCCGCCGACGTCGCGACCGCCATCGCCGAGCTGCGCGCCGCGGCGCCGGGGCTCGCCGAGGTGATCCTGCAGCGCGAGATCGAACCGGTGCTCGAGGCGCGCGTCGGCGTCTGCGTCGATCCCACCTTCGGCCCGCTGGTCACCTGCGGTCTCGGCGGCGCCATCGGCATCCTCGCCCGCGACGTCGCCCACCGCCTGCCGCCGGTGAGCGACGTCGACGCGGCGGCGATGCTCGATCGCCTCCGCCTGGCGCCGCTGCTCGACGGCTACTACGGTCGCGCCCCCGCCGATCGCGCCGCGCTGCTCGATCTCATCCGCCGCGTCTCGGCGCTGGTCGAGATCGTTCCCGAGATCGTCGCCCTGGAGCTCGACCCCATCGCCCTGCTCGCCCCCGGCGCCGGCGCGGTGGTGCTCAACGCCCGCCTGACCCTGCTCTGACCGCCCGGCAGCCCCGTGGAAGTTCGTCGCTTGAACTTTCGGGTCGGTGGCGCAGACTCGACCGCGCGCCGCGGCCCGCTCGTCGGCGGCGCTGCACGGAAAGGCGACTCGGCGTCGTGCTGCTCAACCAGAACGAGACACCCTCGGCCCGCCACTATCTCATCCTCGCCATGGCGTGGGCGGGATGGGTTTTCGATTTCTATGACCTGATGCTGTTCTCCTTCCTCCTGGTGGCGATCCAGCGCGACCTCGGACTGGCGGACAGCGAGCTCTCCCTCCTGCTCGGCTCCAGCCTCGCCGCGACCGCGGTGGGCGGCCTGTTCTTCGGTTGGCTGGCGGATCGCGTCGGCCGCAAGCTGGTGCTGTCGGCCACCATCCTGACCTACTCGCTCGGCACCTTCCTGTGCGGGTTCGGCGTCAGCCTGCCGGCGCTGTTGCTCTTCCGCGTCATCACCGGCCTCGGCGTCGGCGGCGAGTGGGCGACCGGGCAGACGATGGTGGGCGAGACCTTCCCGGCGCGCATGCGCGCCCGCGTCTCGGCGGTGATGCAGACCGGCGCCCCGGTCGGCATCGCGCTCGCCACGGTGGTCGGGGCCTTCCTCGAGCCGCTGTTCGCGCAGACGTTCGGGCCGAGCTGGGGATGGCGGACGTGTTTCTTCATCTCGGTGCTGCCCGCGGCGCTGGTGATCGTCATCCGCCGCTTCCTGCCCGAGTCCGACATCTGGGAGGAGTGGCAGCGGCACCCCGAACGCGCCGAGGTGTCCGGCGGCGACTTCCTC
This is a stretch of genomic DNA from bacterium. It encodes these proteins:
- a CDS encoding GNAT family N-acetyltransferase, with the translated sequence MASDAATFAADRVLRDGGSIHVRAIRPDDKARLNDHFARLSARSVYFRFFRVKKRLTDDELRQFTELDFDRQVGLVATLRGDGDERIIGVGRYAEIGAPGQPRRAEVAFAVADDHQRRGIGAVLLEHLADIARRHGIEEFEADVLGENNGMLAVFLRSGFRVTRALEHGVFHLSFPTEATPDSLAVQERRERAAAAASLRSVLAPRAVAVVGASPRPDSLGGAFLSHLRRGGFRGPIYPVHHQATAVAGLPAFARVGDIGAPVDLALVAVPAEELPAVVEDCAAAGVRALVVASGGYAETGPAGREAQRQLAALVRASGMRLIGPNSMGVLNTDPAVSLDATAADRAVTPGGVGLLAQSGAVSLALLERCARLGIGLSSFVSVGNKADVSGNDLLAYWNEDPRTTVVLLYLEAFGNPRRFARLAPMVARQKPIVAVAASRGALRDAASGERDIVVDALFEQAGVIRTDSLEELFEVAALLANQPVPAGPRVAAASNAAGLAAFFASASLAGGLRLPALDAATRAALRGALPAAVTLANPLDLLAPARPAEYTAALAALGAQADVDAVVAIFVSPRAAEADAYAAAIAAGAAAVPAHKPVLAVFLCGGRIPQALHAGARGRLPAYEFPESAAHALAAAARYAAWRQRPVGEVRALAAAEEEAVRAVVDRVRAGATGPVVVAPADLAAILRAGGIAQAMSEQVDLDEAADAGERLGYPLVVKAVRAPHPEGVRAPRPMRLGLRTAADVATAIAELRAAAPGLAEVILQREIEPVLEARVGVCVDPTFGPLVTCGLGGAIGILARDVAHRLPPVSDVDAAAMLDRLRLAPLLDGYYGRAPADRAALLDLIRRVSALVEIVPEIVALELDPIALLAPGAGAVVLNARLTLL